The following are encoded together in the Mammaliicoccus vitulinus genome:
- a CDS encoding ATP-binding cassette domain-containing protein translates to MSYIRVHGANQNNLKNINIDIPKHQLTVFTGRSGSGKSSLVFNTLAAESERLLNETYSSYVQNQLTSYEKPDVDRIEHLPVAMIINQKRLGGNSRSTVGTISDIYASVRLLWSRIGEPFVGYSNVFSFNNPSGMCERCQGLGYVEDINLNELLDYDKSLNEDAIKFPSFRPDSWRGKRYLYSGLFDNDKKLKDYTQEEMDTFLYTKPKKLKNPPDNWPKTAKFEGLIHRFRRSFLLNDNFEKKRFLEDVNRVVTSHKCPECDGKRLNDKVLSCKINGLSITDFTALPIDDAITFLNKLKDEKATYIIKPLLEQLNALSYVGLNYLTLDRKTPSLSGGESQRIKLIRHLNSPLSDLVYIIDEPSVGLHPEDIEKINDIMKSIRDKGNTVLVVEHDPDVIQIADNIIDIGPGAGKHGGEVTFTGTYHELLHSDTSTGKALKRQHKLKSAPRKAQQYFNLKNISENNLSNVSVDIPKNILSVITGVAGSGKSTLLKTGLKSHTATTFIDQKPVHASNRSNLLTYMNLFDEVRDFFSKETGLKKSMFSYNSDGACQECHGKGIIKTELAFMPDFSQVCEVCKGTRYQPEVLEAKVNGYSIADVLALTVEEGIDMFKNNQKVYTRLKHLESTGLHYMTLGQSLDTLSGGEIQRVKLSRYLDQSASNQIFIFDEPTTGLHEDDIPTLLSCFEQLINQDNTVILIEHNLTMMTHADWIIDVGPGAGANGGKILYSGEPNALLNIKESVTAKHLKRYVER, encoded by the coding sequence ATGTCATACATACGTGTACATGGTGCAAACCAGAATAACTTAAAAAACATTAATATAGATATCCCGAAACATCAACTCACTGTCTTCACTGGAAGATCAGGTTCCGGAAAATCATCGCTCGTTTTCAATACGTTAGCGGCAGAATCTGAGCGTTTATTAAACGAGACTTATTCAAGTTATGTTCAAAACCAACTGACATCTTATGAAAAGCCTGACGTTGATAGAATTGAACATTTACCAGTAGCTATGATCATTAATCAAAAAAGATTAGGTGGTAATTCACGTTCTACTGTAGGTACTATTTCCGATATTTACGCTTCAGTTCGTCTTTTATGGTCAAGAATTGGCGAGCCATTTGTCGGTTATTCTAACGTTTTTTCTTTTAATAATCCAAGCGGCATGTGCGAACGTTGCCAAGGTTTAGGTTATGTTGAAGATATCAACTTAAATGAGTTATTAGATTATGATAAATCTTTAAATGAAGATGCGATAAAATTCCCTTCATTCAGACCGGATAGCTGGCGTGGTAAACGCTATTTATATAGTGGTCTATTCGATAATGACAAAAAGCTTAAAGATTATACTCAAGAAGAAATGGACACTTTTCTATATACAAAACCAAAAAAGCTTAAAAACCCGCCTGACAATTGGCCAAAAACTGCTAAATTCGAAGGTTTAATCCACCGTTTTAGACGTTCATTTTTACTCAATGATAATTTCGAAAAGAAACGTTTTTTAGAAGATGTCAATAGAGTTGTCACTTCTCATAAATGTCCTGAATGTGATGGCAAGAGATTAAATGACAAAGTTTTGAGTTGCAAAATTAATGGTCTAAGCATTACTGACTTTACAGCACTTCCAATAGATGATGCTATTACCTTTTTAAATAAACTTAAAGATGAAAAAGCAACATATATTATCAAACCATTATTAGAACAATTAAATGCTTTATCATACGTCGGACTCAATTACTTAACACTTGATCGCAAGACACCTTCTCTTTCAGGTGGAGAATCTCAGCGCATCAAATTAATACGTCATTTAAACAGTCCTTTATCTGACCTCGTCTATATTATTGATGAACCAAGCGTCGGTTTACACCCTGAAGATATCGAGAAAATTAATGATATTATGAAATCCATTCGAGACAAAGGCAACACCGTGCTCGTTGTAGAACATGACCCAGATGTCATTCAAATAGCAGACAACATTATAGATATCGGACCTGGAGCAGGTAAACACGGTGGAGAAGTAACCTTTACAGGAACATATCATGAACTATTACATTCTGATACTTCTACAGGCAAAGCTTTAAAACGTCAACATAAATTAAAATCAGCGCCTAGAAAAGCACAACAATATTTCAACTTAAAAAACATATCCGAAAATAATTTATCAAATGTGTCCGTTGATATACCTAAAAATATCTTATCTGTTATAACAGGTGTGGCAGGCTCTGGTAAAAGTACATTACTAAAAACAGGACTGAAATCTCATACAGCAACGACATTCATCGATCAAAAACCCGTGCATGCATCCAATCGTTCTAATTTACTAACCTATATGAATCTCTTTGATGAAGTAAGAGACTTTTTCAGTAAAGAAACAGGATTGAAAAAAAGTATGTTCAGTTATAATTCAGATGGCGCATGCCAAGAATGTCATGGTAAAGGTATAATCAAAACAGAACTTGCATTTATGCCAGATTTTTCACAAGTGTGCGAAGTATGCAAAGGGACAAGATATCAACCAGAAGTATTAGAAGCTAAAGTAAACGGCTATTCAATAGCAGATGTATTAGCATTGACTGTTGAAGAAGGTATCGACATGTTCAAAAACAACCAGAAAGTATACACAAGACTCAAACATTTAGAATCAACCGGTCTGCATTATATGACGTTAGGTCAATCACTTGATACTTTATCAGGCGGAGAAATACAACGCGTTAAACTCAGTCGATATTTAGACCAATCCGCTTCAAACCAAATATTTATATTTGACGAACCAACAACTGGACTGCATGAAGATGATATACCAACACTGCTATCATGTTTTGAACAACTCATTAATCAAGACAATACCGTCATACTAATCGAACATAATTTGACAATGATGACACATGCAGACTGGATAATCGACGTCGGCCCCGGAGCAGGCGCAAACGGCGGTAAAATATTATATAGCGGAGAACCAAACGCCCTTCTCAACATTAAAGAATCAGTAACCGCTAAACATTTAAAAAGATATGTAGAAAGATAA
- a CDS encoding tryptophan 2,3-dioxygenase has product MSKYQDDSIKGESVKTDFTEDMTYSEYLGLDKVLSAQHTLTDAHDEKLFIIVHQVSELWMNLIIHEINSACDDIKVDQYKQAFKKLARVGNIQKQLIQVWEVLSTMTPSDYLKFRDDLGNASGFQSFQNRMIEYSLGYKTTHALKIYEKEPTIYNQLKTQLERPSIYDETIKAVSRAGFDIDKEVLDREVTQNYVRNDSVKEAFKEIYLNSEEHFELYELLEKLTDVEDRYSQWRFRHMKTVQRIIGFKMGTGGSSGVNYLKRVIDQNFFPELWELRTEL; this is encoded by the coding sequence ATGAGCAAATACCAAGATGATTCAATTAAAGGGGAAAGTGTTAAAACAGATTTCACAGAAGATATGACGTATAGTGAATATTTAGGTTTAGATAAGGTACTTTCAGCACAACATACTTTAACAGATGCACACGATGAGAAGTTATTTATCATTGTACATCAAGTTTCAGAACTTTGGATGAATCTGATTATCCATGAAATAAATTCAGCTTGTGATGACATTAAAGTAGATCAATATAAACAAGCTTTTAAAAAGTTAGCGCGAGTTGGTAATATTCAAAAACAACTCATTCAAGTATGGGAAGTCTTATCAACAATGACACCAAGTGATTATTTGAAATTTAGAGATGATTTAGGCAATGCTTCAGGATTTCAATCTTTTCAAAATAGAATGATCGAATATAGCCTCGGATACAAAACAACACATGCCTTAAAAATATATGAAAAAGAACCAACGATTTATAATCAGCTGAAAACACAACTTGAACGACCAAGTATATATGATGAAACGATTAAAGCAGTAAGTAGAGCAGGATTCGATATTGATAAAGAGGTATTGGATAGAGAAGTTACCCAAAATTATGTAAGAAATGACTCCGTCAAAGAAGCATTTAAAGAAATATACTTAAATTCAGAAGAACACTTTGAATTATACGAATTGCTAGAAAAACTCACAGACGTTGAAGATAGATATAGTCAATGGCGATTTAGACATATGAAGACCGTACAGAGAATTATTGGATTTAAGATGGGTACTGGAGGCAGTTCAGGTGTGAACTATTTAAAACGTGTTATTGACCAGAACTTCTTCCCAGAATTATGGGAGCTACGTACTGAACTATAG
- a CDS encoding cyclase family protein, with the protein MWIDVTQTLTNDIANWPGDEPFQFKLSATKEETSSVNIGSISTSTHIGTHMDAPFHFDNDGIKIHEIDVNRLIGEATLVEFIGEKLITRELLEHVDIKGTIVMIKTKYEAHSDVFPDTVPVLTEDAIAYLSSIGIKVFGIDVPSVDDIDSKTLDNHHAFNRYDIINIENLLLENVAQGYYDFIGLPLNIVGADGSPIRAVIAKKGE; encoded by the coding sequence ATGTGGATTGATGTTACACAAACGTTAACAAATGATATTGCAAATTGGCCAGGAGATGAACCATTCCAATTTAAATTATCAGCAACTAAGGAAGAAACAAGTTCTGTAAATATTGGGAGCATTTCAACAAGCACGCATATTGGAACACATATGGACGCCCCATTTCATTTCGATAATGACGGTATAAAAATTCATGAAATTGATGTGAATAGGCTGATCGGTGAGGCTACATTAGTAGAATTTATTGGTGAAAAACTGATTACACGTGAGCTATTAGAGCATGTCGATATTAAAGGGACTATTGTTATGATTAAGACAAAGTATGAAGCACATTCAGATGTGTTTCCTGATACAGTTCCTGTATTAACAGAAGATGCGATAGCTTATTTATCTTCAATTGGTATAAAAGTATTTGGAATTGATGTACCTTCAGTGGATGACATAGATTCTAAGACTTTAGATAATCATCATGCATTCAATCGTTATGATATTATTAATATTGAGAACTTGTTATTAGAAAATGTTGCACAAGGTTATTATGACTTTATAGGGTTACCGTTGAATATTGTAGGTGCAGATGGGTCGCCAATTAGAGCGGTTATTGCTAAAAAGGGGGAATAG
- the abc-f gene encoding ribosomal protection-like ABC-F family protein has translation MNIINMSKLTKSYTGEVIFENIKYDLNEGDCVGLVGRNGEGKSTLLKLMAGIESPTEGQISWQKNISIGYLNQLPTYEDDKQVYECLSEVFEEINHISKQMQSIETDMANQTDQMEQLLKKYGHLQEQFEERGGYERDAQIRRVSHGLKINHLLSHTWGKLSGGERTKVGLAQILLQQPKLLLLDEPTNHLDISSIDWLADFIKQYSGAVVIVSHDRYFLDDTVNQIAEIDQGQLHIYHGNYSYFVKEKEARIIREFEAYQTQQKKIKKMEDSIKQLRLWASQAKPPNAAMYKRAKSMEKALDRIKRLDKPILEHKKMNVNLAEGQRVSNDVIELEHVSKMYEDILFEEIDLLIRRKEHVAIIGDNGTGKSTLLKMMMNQIEPDEGIVKRASNLRIGYLSQHTFEDIEDQSVIATFREAVHVTEGQARHILAQFMFYGEDVFNKISSLSGGEKMRLRWAQIVNQDFNVLVLDEPTNHLDIDAKETIEDALIDYNGTIIAVSHDRYFLNKLFDTTYLLKDKKLTKYEGNYDYVIEKTKENKTDA, from the coding sequence ATGAATATTATCAATATGTCTAAATTAACTAAGTCTTATACAGGTGAGGTCATTTTTGAAAATATCAAATATGACTTGAATGAAGGAGATTGTGTAGGTTTAGTTGGAAGAAATGGAGAAGGTAAGAGTACTTTATTAAAATTGATGGCTGGCATAGAATCGCCGACAGAGGGGCAAATAAGCTGGCAAAAGAATATATCAATTGGATATTTGAATCAATTACCGACTTATGAAGATGATAAGCAAGTATATGAATGTTTATCTGAAGTGTTTGAAGAAATCAATCATATTTCAAAGCAAATGCAGTCAATTGAAACCGACATGGCTAATCAAACTGACCAAATGGAACAGTTATTAAAAAAATATGGGCACTTGCAAGAACAATTTGAAGAACGTGGTGGTTATGAAAGAGATGCTCAAATAAGACGCGTGAGCCACGGATTAAAAATCAACCACTTATTAAGTCATACGTGGGGGAAATTGTCTGGAGGAGAAAGAACGAAAGTCGGTTTAGCTCAAATACTATTACAACAACCTAAATTATTATTGTTGGATGAGCCGACGAATCATTTAGATATTTCATCTATTGATTGGTTAGCAGATTTTATAAAACAATATTCTGGAGCAGTTGTCATTGTTTCACATGACCGATATTTTTTAGATGATACAGTAAATCAAATAGCAGAAATCGATCAAGGCCAATTGCATATATATCATGGAAATTATAGTTATTTTGTTAAAGAAAAAGAAGCGAGAATTATACGTGAATTTGAAGCTTATCAAACACAACAAAAGAAGATAAAGAAAATGGAAGACTCAATTAAACAATTGAGATTATGGGCAAGTCAGGCAAAGCCACCAAATGCTGCAATGTACAAACGTGCAAAAAGTATGGAGAAAGCATTAGATAGAATAAAGAGATTAGATAAACCAATATTAGAACACAAAAAGATGAACGTAAACTTAGCAGAAGGACAGCGCGTTTCAAATGACGTTATAGAATTAGAGCACGTTTCAAAAATGTATGAAGATATATTGTTTGAAGAAATAGACTTGCTCATTAGAAGAAAAGAACATGTAGCAATCATAGGAGATAATGGAACAGGGAAAAGTACATTGTTAAAAATGATGATGAATCAAATAGAGCCAGACGAAGGAATAGTTAAGCGTGCATCCAATTTAAGAATAGGCTATTTATCGCAACATACATTTGAAGACATTGAAGATCAATCAGTAATTGCTACATTTAGAGAAGCAGTTCATGTTACAGAAGGACAAGCAAGACATATACTTGCACAATTTATGTTCTATGGAGAAGACGTATTTAACAAAATAAGCAGCCTAAGTGGTGGAGAGAAGATGAGGTTGCGTTGGGCACAAATAGTGAATCAAGACTTTAATGTGCTCGTATTAGACGAACCAACGAACCATTTAGATATAGACGCAAAAGAAACTATAGAAGATGCACTGATAGATTACAATGGAACAATCATTGCAGTCTCACATGATCGGTATTTTTTGAATAAACTATTCGATACAACTTATCTATTAAAAGATAAAAAGCTAACAAAATACGAAGGTAATTACGATTATGTAATAGAAAAAACAAAAGAAAACAAAACCGACGCCTAA